The Gloeobacter violaceus PCC 7421 DNA window GACCAGCACGCAGACCGCCAGGTACACCGGCCGGGCGCCCTCGATAAACGATTTTTCGAGTTCGGCTGCTTCTTCGAGTTTGAGTTGTTGGGGTACATCGACGAGCTTGCCCTGGCGCTGGCTTGTCTTCAAGCCCGCCGAAGCCTGCCGCTGGAGACGCACGGCGTTGTCGCGGCTGGTGCGTTCGTTGACGGTCGAAATTTCGACGACGATCTCGGTGTCGACCACCTCCTGGCGGGCCATCAGGTTCCAGAGATAGCGCAGTTGGGCGGCCGGGTCCGCGAAGCCCGAGGGTTTTTCGTCCCAAACTAGTACCGCGCAGTGGCGCATCCCCGCTTCCGGGGTGCCGATGCTCACTTTCTCCGCACTCAGGCGCGGGGGGGACTCGAACAGGGCACTGCGAAAATCGAGATCGCCATGCGACTGCTCGCACAGTCCGCCCCCGCTCAGGCGCAACAGCCGCGGGGGCGGCGGCGGCGATCCGGTATTGAACTGCTTCCAGGCCCAGGCCATCAACTCCTCGGCCCCAAGGGGCACTACCGCGAGCCGGGCGGTGAGGTTGAGCAGGTGCAACCACTGGCGGCAGTGGGCATAGGCGTGGCTGACCAGCCGGTGCAGCCGGGCTTGCGATTCGGCGGCCCCCTCCCCCAGATAGCTCAACCACCACTCCTGCACTCCCAATGCCACCCGGTCGATCCAGTCGCGCGAAGCAGCCTGGGCAGACCATTCTCCCCAGCAGGCAAACAGGAGCAATTCGCTCACCTTGCGCCGCCCGTCGGCGGCGAGCCCCTGCACGCGCTGCTGCTCCCCGGCGATGAGCCAGTCGACCGGTTCGCCTACCTCCCTGCCGCGCAATTGCTCGAGTTGTGCCAGGCGACTCTCGCTTTCAGCAAAGCTCGAAAGCCGCACCGAGAGACGCCCCCCGGTCGGCAGATCCCGGCAGAGGGCGACCAGACCGGCGCAGGCGTCCGCCATCGCCTCCGGCGACTGGCAGGCGTGGATGCCCGGGGTGCGCAGGGCAAACACACAGCGAAACGCCTGCTTGCGCTGGAGGATATAGAAGCCGCAACTCAGTTGCGGGTGGTCCACCTGGCCGATGGCGACGATATCGACCAGGTGTTCGACCGGGGTGAAACCGTCTTTTTTCTTCATCGCAACTGTCGGGTGCGGGCGAGGGCGGGCGGGTCGAGCATCTGTCCGAAGAAACGGTGGGGGCGGCGGCCGGCCAGCAACAGCCACAGCGCGCAGGCCCAGACGACGAAGGTGCCCGTCCAGATCCAGTTGAGGCCGAGGATGCCGCTCAGCACGAAGTAACCGCCAATCACCGTGAGCAGCCAGGGAAAGACCAGATCTCCGGGCACCAGGTTCAAAAAGTCGGCCTTCTGACCGAGCCTGCGGTTGAGCTTGCGCATCGGTGTCTCCTCAGGCGCTGGGGATGATGAGGCTCGTGATTACATCGCCCACCACGATGCTGATCGTGGCGAGGATGGGCACGCGGGCGGTGGTCTGCCAGTCTTCATCGTTTCGAGCAGCCTGTACGGTTCGCACAATGCCCAGGGCGATCCAGACCAGCAGCACGGCGCGCAGGACGTTGACGGTCATGTCCACTCCGAAGGCGGCCGTCAAGTTGCCGGTGCTCAAAAATAGCTCGTTGAGCCAGACGCGGGCGTTCTCGAAGAAAACGGCGTGGGCGGGCCGGGGATGAATGAGCCCGTCGGCCACCGGCAGCAGAGCGGCGAGGACGGCGCGCAGCAGCCAGGCAGGCAGGGAAAGATATTTGCGCATGGGATGTATCCTATAGGGTTTGGGCTAGGCGGGCGGCACTGGTGAGCAGTTTCAGACAGGTCTCGGCGCCGAGGGTGCCGAACAGGCGATCGCGCTGGTGGGTATAGGCCGTCTGTCGGGCCGGGCCATAGCGGCCGGCGGTGACCAGGTCCAGCAGGCCGGGAACCAGTGTGCTCATGTAGGGTTGCAGGCGAAAAAAAGCGGGCGGCGGAAAATTGAAGGACATGGCACGGCCTCACAGCGATGGAGTAGGGGGTTCGACCGATAGAGGTATGCGGGGTGCGGGTGTGTCGAAAAGCTGCAAGCGGGAGCGCGCGTAGGCAGACTTGCGCGCTTCGGCAAACGGGTCTTGTGTGGACAGACCAACGGCGGCGCCCGGTAAGCGATCTTGCTCCGATTGCTCGTACTCGCGGGCGAAGCGGTTCAGGTTGAGGGCGTACCCGGGATTGTAGGTTCGCCAGGCAGCACCGTTGTGGGAAGCAGCCATCTGCTCGCAGTTGCCCGATTGCATGGCGGTCAGCAGCCCGCCGTGGCGGCCCCGGGCATCCTCGCCGTGGCGGACGAAACTTGCGAGGGTATCGAGTTGCACCTTCGGGTCCGGCGATTGCAACGCCTGCAGCAGCTGTGGGCCGCTCCGGCCCGCTTGCTGCTGCCAGTGGCGATCGAGGGTCTGAAAGCCGGCAATCTGGCCATAGCCGAAGGTGGTGGACAACTCGCGCAATTGGCCAGATTCGAAAGCCGCGAAGGTGCGCATCGCTTCGAGTTTGGCGCGGCTGTCGGGCTTATCTCCGGCCATCCGGGCAAGCACCCCCGGCAGGCGACGGGAACTGGCCCCGGCGCGTTCGAACAGCTCGTCGATTTGTACCTGGTTGCGCTCGGGGTCGAGGTTGTCGAGGGTGGGTCTGTGCCCTTGCAACTCGCGCTGCATCGCCCCAAGCGACCCGGCAAAACTCCCCTCCCACCGCGGGCGGCTGAAGGTGCCGCCGGTGCTTTCCTGCTGCACCAGTGCGTAGAGAAATTTCGCGGGGATCACAGGCTCTTTGCCGTCGCCCTGGGCCGCCGCCTCCAGGTGGGACCGGTGGTCGATTCCCAAATGGGTGCGCCGATCGAGATTGCCGTCAAGAATAGCGGTGTGCTGAGCAAGGGTGGTGGCAGGCAGCTGAGTCGCGCGCTCTGCGACTGCCTGTACCAGCGATTGAGCGGTCTTGCGGTCGAAATTTCCGACCGCCAGGCCGTGCTCGCGCTGGAAGGTGTGTACCGCCCGCTCGGTGCCGGGGCCGAAACGCCCGTCGATGGTCGCTCCCGAGGACGGCCCCGCGCCAGTGGTGTAGCCCAAAAAAACCAGCTGGCGCTGCAGAGAGCGCACCGCCTCGCGGTTGCGGACAAAGGTTCCTTGTGTCTCCTCTGCATCCCTCAGCTCGTCCCAGCCCGTCTGGGCGCGCTCGGCCCGCTCCGGTGGTGCGTTGCCCAGGGCGACGGCGCGCAAAGCGAGATCGCGGGATAGGTCCATAGCCGATACTCCGTGTCGAAGGATAGATGGTGGCTAAAAGGCTTTAGAAGCTGTAGCCCCGCTGGGCCAACTCCTCGCTCAGAGCCTGGTGGATGGCCTGAAAGAGCGTCTCCGAGCCACGCTTGTCGGTTTGTAATTCCAGATTGAGCAGGCTTCTGATCGCAAGTTCCAGCCCATCGAGGCGGGCGGCCAGGTAAGCGCCCTGGTTCATTTGTTCAGCAAGCAGCAAATCGCGCACATCGCCAAGCCGGACAGGCCGGGCTTCCTCCGGCAATGCCCCAGGCTCCACCGCTTCGGGATCGATGGGATCGAGCTGTTGGGTAAGGCACCAATCGAGGGCCGCCAGGACGTACTCCTGCGGGGTGCACTCGCTCTGTCGGCTGGCGGCAAGCAAGCGCTGGGCCAGGTGTTCCGGGATTTGAACATTCAGGGTGTCCATGGTTTCAGGCCGCGCTCAGCTGCAGATGCACCACCTGCTCGCGGGGACGACCGCCCTCCTGCCAGAGAACCCGCAGGCGCTCCACATCAAGGTGAGCGGCGGCAATCTGCCAGAAGAGTTTGGCTGTGCGCTGGCGCAGGCATCCAAGGGTGAAGTCTGCCTGGTACGAGTCGTCGCACCGGATACACCACTCGCCTGCTTGGACCTCGCAGGCCAGTTGGCCCAAAAAGTCCTGAAATTCCTGGGGCGGAGCAACTTCGTTAAATAGCCGGCGCCAGAAGGGCTTGAGGCGGACAGGACGCGACTGGCGGCCCCGGGCCAACTGGGCGTTCAGGTAGCCTTGATCGGTGTTGAAGTGCCAGTCGCGCCCGGCCAGGATCTTCTCCACCGCGGCGCAGGCGGAGTGGATCTGGACGTAATAGTCGCGGCGGCCGGCGTCGCGCCGGCACAAATCCAGGTAGAACACGGCCCGTTCCCATGCCTCGATGGGCTGGCGCAGCCGCTGCAGCAGTGCCGCCGCCTTCGCCGGGTTGCCCCCAAGGGCGCGCTCCAGCCCTTCAAGGTGGGCAGTGAGCGCTACCCACCGCTGGGGTACCCCCCGCCGGGTATCGGGCCAGAAAGCTTCCAAAGGCGCACCGCTCTGGACGGGAGTGGCTCTGCCTTGCAGCAGCACTTGCACCCGGGCAAGATCCTGGCCGAACTGCTGCTCGAGCAATAAATTCAACAACACCTCGCGGGCCTGGCCGTCGCAGCGCTCGATCACCTGCTGCGGACACACCGTGGATTCATCGCCCACCGGCACGGAGATCCGCGCCGCCGAACGCCCCTGCATCTGCAAGATATAGCGGCGCAACACCCGCACCGAGACGGCTTCGAGGCGTCCTGCGGGGATGCCCTGGGTGAGCAGGCAGGTTGTCGCCTCCGGCTGCAGCCGCATCAGCTCGGTAAGCCGCCCGACCCCCAGCTCGAGTGCGCCGTGCAAATCCGTCCGTTCCGCCAGGCGCATGGCGTGGCGGCAAACGGTGTGCCCGAATGGACATTCCCGCGAATCGAGAAAACTTTCGAAGCGCGCAAATCCGAGTCGCTGGTAAATCCGCTGCGCCTTAATCGCCAGCAGAGCCTTACCCAGACTCAACCGTTCTGCAGCGTCCGGGTCGCTGCG harbors:
- a CDS encoding peptidoglycan-binding domain-containing protein, whose translation is MDLSRDLALRAVALGNAPPERAERAQTGWDELRDAEETQGTFVRNREAVRSLQRQLVFLGYTTGAGPSSGATIDGRFGPGTERAVHTFQREHGLAVGNFDRKTAQSLVQAVAERATQLPATTLAQHTAILDGNLDRRTHLGIDHRSHLEAAAQGDGKEPVIPAKFLYALVQQESTGGTFSRPRWEGSFAGSLGAMQRELQGHRPTLDNLDPERNQVQIDELFERAGASSRRLPGVLARMAGDKPDSRAKLEAMRTFAAFESGQLRELSTTFGYGQIAGFQTLDRHWQQQAGRSGPQLLQALQSPDPKVQLDTLASFVRHGEDARGRHGGLLTAMQSGNCEQMAASHNGAAWRTYNPGYALNLNRFAREYEQSEQDRLPGAAVGLSTQDPFAEARKSAYARSRLQLFDTPAPRIPLSVEPPTPSL